The stretch of DNA ATAGTTGCTCGAATCGCATCCGTAAATGCTTTTCCTCCAGCTGTTGTGCCTTGGGGGTGGCCATGAATTCCTCCACCTGCATTAATAATGATGTTATCACCAAAATCTCGAATTATTGATGGAACAAGACCAGGATGGATTCCCGCTGAAGGTGTTGGAAAAGTTGGAAGATGAATACTGTTTGGGGATTGTAGTTGATAGGCTAAATCGAGCGCTTCATCTTTAGGCATTGCAACAGAACCGTAAGGAGAAGGAAAAAGAACAATGTCAGCACCTGAAAGCCGCATTAATTTCCCTAAAAGTAATGGAGCAGACAGCCCATAGTAAGGTGATGGATAAAACGAACCAGTAAAAGCAGGATGGGCAATAATCGGAACATTTACATCAGGATCGGCGGAAATTCGGTGGAGGACATCAAATCCATAGGGAATCACATTTAGTAACAAACAAGATGCTCCTGCTTTAGAAAATTGTTTTGCTTTTTCAACTAGTTGAGTAACGGGTCCAGTTAGGTTTACTGCATATAATACCTTTTTTCCGGTATGTTCCTGTTGCTGTTGATTATATTTTTCAAATACGGCTATTCGCTTTAGAGCGGGTGCATAATCATCATGAAAGAAAATCTCATCATCTTTTACAAGGTCAACTTGTCCATCAACTTGGTTTTGATACTCTATTTCTAGTTCGTGAAGAGGAAGACCGATACATTGTTTAAAAATGCTCATTAGTAAGGGACGGTTATGAACTCCTATCATTCTTCTGATTCCATCTATTCCAAAGCGGGGTCCTGGAAATTTCGAAAGTAGAGAATCTGGAAGCTGTAAATCCATTAATTTAATCTGGCCGTCCATTGAAAGTTTGCCAAAAACAGTTGTGAGGATAGAGGGAATATCTGGATTCATATTAATAAGGGGATATCCGATCATTAACAATGCCTTAGGACTTTCATCTGACTTGTGATTGAGCACTTTTACTTCGATTACTTTACCTAAATGTGGTATCATCTGTTCTTTTTTTGCCTTTGGAAGATCTGTCCACGTTCCAACCGTAAGTCCTACAGCGATCTCTTGTGCCTTTTTGTAAAAATTATGATGTCCATGAACTAAATAGGTAGCAACCACATATTCATGGTCTGTTGTCATAAACATTTCACCTCCTATATTTAGATAGAAGAAAACATTAAAAAATTGATAGTTTAGAAATCCGCTGCATAGCTTCTCGAATACGATCCTCTTCAGCAAGCAATCCTAATCGAACATACCCCTCACCATGTTTTCCAAATCCAATTCCTGGTGCAACAACTACCTTTGCTTTCTCTAATAAGGTATCGGCAAATTCGCTTGATGTGTACCCTTTTGGAACTGGCAGCCAGGCAAAGAACGATCCTTTTGGAAGCGGAGCATTCCAACCAAGCTTTTTGAGTTCTTCAAACAAGGCATTTCGTCTTAATTCATAAGTACCAACAAGTTTACGAACACATTCTTGTGATGATGTTAAAGCTGTAATGGCTGCATCTTGAATTCCGCCAAACAAGCTAACAAAATAGTGATCTTGAAATTCATTGATTAATTGAATCAGCTCATGGTTACCAAGAGCGAATCCGACGCGCCATCCAGCCATATTATAGGTTTTTGATAGTGTATAAAATTCGATGCCAACATCCTTAGCACCCGGACGGGATAAAAAACTGATCGGTCTGTGCCCATCAAAGCCGATTGCTCCATAGGCAAAATCGTGAGCAATCACAATATTGTTTTTTTCGGCAAAGCGAATAGCTTCATCAAAGAAGGAATTTGTCGCACAAGCTCCTGTCGGATTTGATGGATAATTTAGAAACATTAATTTGGCGTGTCTACACTGGTTAGCTGTTATTTTAGAAAAATCCGGGAAACATCCATTGGAATAATCTAGTGGCATCTGAACCATTTCAGCACCCGCAATAGCAATTCCAGACCAATAATCAGGATATCCTGGGTCAGGAACGAGTGCAATATCACCTGGATTCAGTAATATTTGTGAAATTTCTACGAGTCCGGTTTTTGTGCCAAATAAAATAGCAACTTCCTTTTTTGGATCCAACGTAACTCCATATTCGGTTCGATACCAAGTACAAATCGCTTCCTTCAATTCAGTCTTGCCTGTAAACGGTGGATATTTATGGTTTATAGGGTTTAGTGCAGCATTTTGTAACGATTGAACAATATGAGGTGGGGTAGGCAGGTCTGGGTTGCCTTGTCCAAGATTAATAACATCATACCCTGAAGCTATAAAACCATTCACTTTCCCAACTAATGTAGAGAAAAACTGAGTAGGAAGACGATCCATTTGGTTAGATGCTTTGATGATAAAATTGTTATTTTTCATAATTAATCACCCCCCTTTAGAAAATAACATATGATGAAATAAACATTTTAGTGAGTAAACTGAAAAAAACAAATGTTTGTCCACTATTTAAACCCTCAATGTTATTAACCTACATTAGATCAACATGTACGGCTTCAATATCAAGATTATGTACTATATTTAGTGGAAAAATTTGGACAATCTTTGAAAAAGAAAATGTAAATTCGGGAGATGGGATAATATGGATAAAAAACAAAGTCACCTTTTTACATCAGAATCAGTTACTGAAGGTCATCCAGATAAAATGTGTGATCAAATTTCTGATGCTATATTAGATGCCATTTTTGAAAAAGATCCAAATGCGCGTGTTGCATGTGAAACTTCAGTTAGTTCAGATTTAATTGTTTTATCTGGAGAGATTACTACGAACGCATCTGTTGATTTCTTAAAAATAGTAAGAGACACGATTCGAAATATTGGGTATACAAGCTCAGAGTTTGGACTTGATGCTGATACTTGTAAGATTTTAATAGCGCTGAACAAGCAATCCTCTGATATAGCAATGGGAGTCAATCAAGCGCTAGAAGCCCGTGAAGGTTTAATGACGGAGGATGAAATAGACCAAATTGGTGCAGGTGACCAAGGGCTTATGTTTGGATTTGCTTGCAATGAAACGGATGAATTAATGCCATTGCCAATTTACCTGTCCCATAAGCTTGCAAGGCGTTTAGCTGAAGTTCGAAAGTATGGCTTGGTTGAGTATTTACGTCCGGATGGGAAAGTACAGGTGACTGTGGAATACGAAAATGCAAAGCCTGTTCGAATTGACACCATTATTATATCGGCACAACATAAACCTAAAGTTGAGTTAGAACAAATAAAAAAAGATTTGCATAGATATGTCATTTCTTACGTGGTACCACCAGAATTGATTGATGAGAGCACAAAATATTATATAAATCCAACGGGTCGATTTGTGATTGGTGGACCAAAGGGTGATGCAGGGTTAACAGGGCGTAAAATTATCGTTGATACGTATGGCGGATTTTCCCGCCACGGGGGCGGTGCTTTTTCGGGAAAGGACCCAACTAAGGTTGACCGTTCTGCAGCCTATGCTGCACGTTATGTAGCTAAAAATATTGTTGCAGCAGGCATTGCAGATAAATGTGAAATTCAATTGGCTTACTCAATTGGAGTAGCTGCGCCTGTTTCAATAGCTGTTGAAACGTTTGGAACAGGGAAAATAGAAGAGCCGGGGATTGTACAACTTATACGAAAATATTTTGACCTTCGCCCTGCAGGGATCATTCGAATGCTAAATCTTAGGCAGCCTATTTATTTTCAAACTGCTTGCTATGGGCACTTTGGAAGAACTGATGTCCAATTGCCTTGGGAAAACACGGATAAAGCAGAAATGTTAAAAAAGCAGGCAGAGAAAATATCTAAACAGGCATGAGGCAATTTAAAGTTAATATTATAAAAGAAGAGCACTCTCAAGAGAGTGCTCTCCCATTTTTATTCATATTGCATCAGTGTTAATACATCATAGCCGTTTAATTTTTTTTTGCCTTCTAGGTAGGACAGTTCGATTAGAAAAGCGATTCCTGCGACAATTCCGCCTAACTTTTCGACTAGTTTAATCGTAGCTTCGATTGTCCCGCCCGTTGCAAGTAAGTCATCCGTAATAAGCACGCGCTGTCCCGGCTTGATCGCATCCTTATGGATGGTTAGGACATCCTTGCCATATTCCAATCCGTAGTTTACTTTAATCGTATCACGAGGAAGTTTCCCTTCTTTACGGACAGGGGCGAAACCTACTCCTAACGAATAAGAAACCGGGCAGCCGATAATAAAACCGCGTGCTTCTGGCCCAACAACCAGTTCAATTTGCTTTTCTTTGGCATAATTTACGATTTGGTCTGTGGCATACTTATATGCTTCACCATTGGCCATTAACGTAGTAATATCTAAAAATTTTATTCCAGGCTTTGGCCAGTCGGGAACAGTTGTAATATATTTCATTAAGTCCATTCTTTTAATCCCTCCTTATTTTCAAGCGACTCTTGAATATGTGATTAAACTATTTCTTAAATACTCAACGGAAGAAAACAGCAAATCATTTTCGAAATCATATCCTTGTCCCTCTATAATTTATGTTATGATACGTTTCATAAAATAACTTGTTCTCTTGTCCCTAGAATTTCCCTGTAAACTGGAAAAATAACACCGCAAAGCCTAGCACCCAGACATAAATAGCAAACGGTTTTAACGAATGTTTCTTTAAGAATCCAATCATCCACTTTACTGCAAAATAGCCAAATAGGGCAGAGGATAGGATACCAACTAACAAGGCAGATAGCGAAATTTCTTCTCCTGTGCCACCAAATAAGTCCAAGGATTGAAGTACGACTGCTCCTGCGATAGCTGGTGTAGATAATAGAAAAGAAAAATAGGCTGCTGTTTCGCGGTCTAACTTTCTCCATAGTGCAGCGACAATCGTAAATCCAGAGCGAGAAATCGCGGGAAGAATGGCAGCTGCTTGAAAAGATCCGATAATCAAGGCATCGGTATAACTAATATCATCCATCTTTTTATAGCCATTTTTTGCTGAATCCGCTAGCCAGAGGAATACACCGGTAACTAAAAATTCCCAGCCAATGGTTACCCCAGTTCTCGATATTTCCTCAAGATAGTCTTTAAAAAGAAGTCCGATTACGACAGCGGGAAGTGTTCCTACAATTAACAAGAAGGTAAGTTTACTAAAGGGGTTTTTAATAATCTTAACAAACTCGTCCTTATAGAAAACAAACACAGCCAGCAAGGTACCAAGATGTAACATGGTATCAAGCAATAAACCAGCCTCTTGTAATCCAAATAAGTTCCGCCCTAAATATAAATGGCCTGTACTGCTAATTGGTAAAAATTCAGTTAATCCTTGAATAATTCCTAATATGAGTGCCTCTAATTTACTTAACATCTTAACCCTCACTTTCTGCACCATAACAGCCTGTACATAGTATAGATATGCACGACCATCCGCAAATAACCAATAATTTTTTTAAATATTACCAAGGCAAAAATAGTGCAAAAGGGGCGGAATCTCCCATAAAATAGAAGTAAGTATTTTGGAGAGGAGCTGCACATTTGAAAAATAACCATCTACATTTCAATACCTCAATCGGTGTTAAGAAACCAGAAAATATCAGAAATAAACAGCAAGCATGCCCTTTTTGTGTACGAGAAGAGTTGACGGACCTTATTGAAGTGGATGGACCTATCATACTTTTGAAAAATAAATATCCTGTTTTAGAAAATGCCTACCAAACTGTACTAATCGAAACAGATGATTGTCATGGTGAATTATCAACCTATGACCTTCCTTTTCTACATAGACTCTTACAGTTTGCGATAAGAAATTGGCTGGAGATGGATAAAACGGGTAAATATGAATCGGTCATTTTTTACAAAAATCATGGTCCATTGTCAGGAGGGACCTTAGCTCATCCTCATATGCAGATTATTGGATTAAATGATATTAACTATAAGGAAAATATAACGGAAGAGGTGTTTGAGGGTATTCTGATCGAAGAGAAGGATGGAGTCAGATTTACTCTATCAACAAAGCCTAAGGTAGGCTTTTATGAGTTTAATATTGACATGGAAGATTCCAGTTACAATGAAACCTTTGGTATCAATCTTCAAAAGGCCGTGCATTATATTCTCTATCACTTTCCTTTTAAGGCAGGCAGTTATAATCTATTCTTTCATCATTATAATAGAAGAATTTATGTAAAAATTGTTCCCAGGTTCGTGACGACTCCGCTTTATATCGGCTACGGAATCCCACAGGTACCCAATAATTTACATTGGATGGCAGATGATTTCAAAAGTAAATATTTCGAAA from Neobacillus sp. CF12 encodes:
- a CDS encoding 2,3-diketo-5-methylthiopentyl-1-phosphate enolase, whose translation is MTTDHEYVVATYLVHGHHNFYKKAQEIAVGLTVGTWTDLPKAKKEQMIPHLGKVIEVKVLNHKSDESPKALLMIGYPLINMNPDIPSILTTVFGKLSMDGQIKLMDLQLPDSLLSKFPGPRFGIDGIRRMIGVHNRPLLMSIFKQCIGLPLHELEIEYQNQVDGQVDLVKDDEIFFHDDYAPALKRIAVFEKYNQQQQEHTGKKVLYAVNLTGPVTQLVEKAKQFSKAGASCLLLNVIPYGFDVLHRISADPDVNVPIIAHPAFTGSFYPSPYYGLSAPLLLGKLMRLSGADIVLFPSPYGSVAMPKDEALDLAYQLQSPNSIHLPTFPTPSAGIHPGLVPSIIRDFGDNIIINAGGGIHGHPQGTTAGGKAFTDAIRATISGQTLAKAAENSAELRSAIHKWGAQ
- a CDS encoding pyridoxal phosphate-dependent aminotransferase, with the protein product MKNNNFIIKASNQMDRLPTQFFSTLVGKVNGFIASGYDVINLGQGNPDLPTPPHIVQSLQNAALNPINHKYPPFTGKTELKEAICTWYRTEYGVTLDPKKEVAILFGTKTGLVEISQILLNPGDIALVPDPGYPDYWSGIAIAGAEMVQMPLDYSNGCFPDFSKITANQCRHAKLMFLNYPSNPTGACATNSFFDEAIRFAEKNNIVIAHDFAYGAIGFDGHRPISFLSRPGAKDVGIEFYTLSKTYNMAGWRVGFALGNHELIQLINEFQDHYFVSLFGGIQDAAITALTSSQECVRKLVGTYELRRNALFEELKKLGWNAPLPKGSFFAWLPVPKGYTSSEFADTLLEKAKVVVAPGIGFGKHGEGYVRLGLLAEEDRIREAMQRISKLSIF
- the metK gene encoding methionine adenosyltransferase, whose protein sequence is MDKKQSHLFTSESVTEGHPDKMCDQISDAILDAIFEKDPNARVACETSVSSDLIVLSGEITTNASVDFLKIVRDTIRNIGYTSSEFGLDADTCKILIALNKQSSDIAMGVNQALEAREGLMTEDEIDQIGAGDQGLMFGFACNETDELMPLPIYLSHKLARRLAEVRKYGLVEYLRPDGKVQVTVEYENAKPVRIDTIIISAQHKPKVELEQIKKDLHRYVISYVVPPELIDESTKYYINPTGRFVIGGPKGDAGLTGRKIIVDTYGGFSRHGGGAFSGKDPTKVDRSAAYAARYVAKNIVAAGIADKCEIQLAYSIGVAAPVSIAVETFGTGKIEEPGIVQLIRKYFDLRPAGIIRMLNLRQPIYFQTACYGHFGRTDVQLPWENTDKAEMLKKQAEKISKQA
- a CDS encoding adenine phosphoribosyltransferase, translating into MDLMKYITTVPDWPKPGIKFLDITTLMANGEAYKYATDQIVNYAKEKQIELVVGPEARGFIIGCPVSYSLGVGFAPVRKEGKLPRDTIKVNYGLEYGKDVLTIHKDAIKPGQRVLITDDLLATGGTIEATIKLVEKLGGIVAGIAFLIELSYLEGKKKLNGYDVLTLMQYE
- a CDS encoding undecaprenyl-diphosphate phosphatase yields the protein MLSKLEALILGIIQGLTEFLPISSTGHLYLGRNLFGLQEAGLLLDTMLHLGTLLAVFVFYKDEFVKIIKNPFSKLTFLLIVGTLPAVVIGLLFKDYLEEISRTGVTIGWEFLVTGVFLWLADSAKNGYKKMDDISYTDALIIGSFQAAAILPAISRSGFTIVAALWRKLDRETAAYFSFLLSTPAIAGAVVLQSLDLFGGTGEEISLSALLVGILSSALFGYFAVKWMIGFLKKHSLKPFAIYVWVLGFAVLFFQFTGKF
- a CDS encoding DUF4931 domain-containing protein — protein: MKNNHLHFNTSIGVKKPENIRNKQQACPFCVREELTDLIEVDGPIILLKNKYPVLENAYQTVLIETDDCHGELSTYDLPFLHRLLQFAIRNWLEMDKTGKYESVIFYKNHGPLSGGTLAHPHMQIIGLNDINYKENITEEVFEGILIEEKDGVRFTLSTKPKVGFYEFNIDMEDSSYNETFGINLQKAVHYILYHFPFKAGSYNLFFHHYNRRIYVKIVPRFVTTPLYIGYGIPQVPNNLHWMADDFKSKYFENKGSA